A single window of Thermodesulfovibrionia bacterium DNA harbors:
- the hflX gene encoding GTPase HflX, translating to MLINIELARYMAACSASTGRQIGILADRKGNIDYVIVGDAKGLVIPELTDYPLGRKVLRGLRLIHTHLNNEAISKDDITDLSLLRLDALVAIGMKDDGEPDKVYLANLAPTDSAAYTISEPVPFQRIDSAFDDLNEMVLSIEEELQSGRSGFDVKDSREKAILVSVSTGSRYEQEDSMEELKELAISSNINVLDTVLQRAKQINPRYLMGEGKIKELVINALNKGATLLVFDQDLNPSQTNSISEIVELKVIDRSQLILDIFARRAHSRDGKVQVELAQLKYRLPRLSGKGTAMSKLMGGIGGRGPGEMKLEVDRRRVRERITLLEKQLDSLSLARQQRKSRRVNQGIPIISIIGYTNAGKSTLLNNLTKSKTFVENKMFATLDTASRRLRFPKERDVIITDTVGFIRNLPKDLFTAFKATLEELEDADLLLHVVDISNPRFEQQIKSVENILSDLEITEKPVLMAFNKEDLVKDKEMVESVCERYNAVAVSALRPETLNDLLGVVEVKLWPVGD from the coding sequence ATGCTCATCAATATCGAGCTTGCGAGATACATGGCTGCATGCTCCGCATCCACAGGCAGACAGATAGGCATACTCGCTGACAGAAAGGGTAATATCGATTATGTCATCGTGGGTGATGCAAAGGGTTTAGTTATTCCCGAACTCACAGACTATCCTCTCGGCAGAAAGGTACTGCGCGGACTAAGGCTGATACATACCCACCTCAACAACGAGGCTATCAGCAAGGATGATATTACAGACCTCTCTCTTCTGCGCCTTGACGCGCTTGTCGCCATAGGCATGAAGGATGACGGCGAGCCTGACAAGGTCTATCTTGCAAACCTTGCACCTACAGATTCAGCAGCATATACGATTTCCGAACCTGTCCCGTTTCAGCGCATTGATTCAGCCTTTGATGATCTCAATGAAATGGTCTTGTCTATAGAAGAAGAGCTACAGTCGGGGAGGTCAGGTTTCGATGTTAAGGACAGCAGGGAGAAGGCGATCCTTGTCAGCGTTTCAACAGGCTCAAGATATGAGCAGGAAGATTCGATGGAAGAGCTGAAGGAACTTGCAATCTCCAGCAACATTAATGTGCTCGATACTGTCCTTCAGAGGGCGAAGCAGATAAATCCTAGATACCTTATGGGCGAAGGCAAGATAAAGGAACTCGTCATCAATGCTCTGAATAAAGGAGCCACACTTCTTGTCTTTGATCAGGACCTTAACCCATCACAGACAAACTCTATAAGTGAGATCGTCGAATTAAAGGTCATTGACCGTTCTCAACTGATACTTGATATCTTTGCAAGGCGCGCGCACAGCAGGGACGGCAAGGTGCAGGTCGAGCTTGCACAGCTCAAATACAGGCTTCCAAGGCTTTCGGGCAAGGGTACCGCCATGTCGAAGCTGATGGGCGGGATCGGCGGAAGAGGGCCGGGAGAGATGAAGCTTGAGGTTGACAGAAGGCGGGTGAGGGAGAGGATCACTCTCCTTGAGAAACAGCTGGATTCTTTAAGCCTTGCCAGGCAGCAGAGAAAGTCGCGAAGGGTTAATCAGGGCATCCCCATAATCTCGATCATAGGTTATACAAATGCCGGGAAATCAACGCTGCTCAACAATCTTACAAAGAGCAAGACCTTTGTGGAGAACAAGATGTTTGCAACGCTTGATACCGCAAGCAGGCGGCTGAGATTTCCAAAGGAGCGGGATGTGATAATCACGGACACGGTCGGTTTTATACGCAACCTGCCCAAAGACCTTTTTACTGCGTTCAAGGCGACGCTTGAAGAGCTTGAGGATGCCGACCTTCTGCTTCATGTTGTTGATATATCCAATCCGAGGTTTGAGCAGCAGATAAAATCTGTTGAGAATATTTTGTCTGATCTGGAGATAACTGAAAAGCCGGTGCTTATGGCCTTTAACAAAGAGGATTTGGTCAAAGACAAAGAGATGGTTGAGTCTGTTTGTGAGAGATATAATGCTGTGGCTGTTTCTGCCTTGCGTCCTGAGACACTTAACGATCTGCTGGGAGTTGTTGAGGTCAAGTTATGGCCGGTTGGGGATTAG
- the polA gene encoding DNA polymerase I — protein sequence MPTLYLIDGNSYLYRAFYAIKRLSSSSGFPTNAIYGFTTMILKILEQKKPDYFTIVFDSPGPTHRHEAYEQYKAHRPSMPDDLKLQVPIIKDIIAAFNIHTIEKPGFEADDLLAVIAKRAEKEGVDVFIVTGDKDLCQVITPKIKIYDSMKEKVTGEKDVIERFGVEPKRIPEIMALMGDASDNIPGVPGIGEKTAVKLIKEFGSLDGVVKNHAEIKQPKLRESIAANIPNIELSLSLATVNLDAPAEVSMEELEEKEPDWPKLFEIFSKYELRSLVNLVPKEEQTVSKFNAEYVTITDEALFKEVIASIKHEVTIDTETTSKSPVLAELVGISLSVDPEKAYYIPLAHYYLGAPKQLSKEYVIKELRVILEDPDIKKTGHNIKYDLIVLKNEGIDLKGVAFDTMLASYLLNPNRSNHGLDDVAMSQLSIEKISFKDVVGKLNGFSEVSVEDATRYSGEDSAVTLKLKRHLEPMLQKEGLYMLFNDMEMPLVEVLADMEMSGIKIDSSLMTSLSEKLGRELESIEKRIYFIAGEEFNINSPKQLQEVLYEKLGLRKIKKTKTGYSTDVDVLEELSLEHELPKEILEYRGLSKIKNTYLDALPKIVNPKTGRIHTSFNQTITATGRLSSSDPNLQNIPARGEWGTRIRQAFIAEEGNLLLSSDYSQIELRILAHLSGDEGLIDVFNNGGDIHSRTASGLFGIPAGEVTSEMRRRAKVVNFGIVYGMSPYGLSKELTISPGEAKDYIDTYFAQHPGVSKYIAALIEEVTHKGYVTTLYNRKRAIPELQSTNKNIKQLGERLAINTPIQGSAADVIKIAMINIHNRIINEKLRMKMLLQVHDELLFEVPEDEAQKAEALVREEMENVIKLHVPLKVDIGIGKNWAEAH from the coding sequence ATGCCAACCTTATATCTTATAGACGGCAACTCATATTTATATCGCGCGTTTTACGCGATAAAAAGGCTCTCCTCATCATCGGGTTTTCCAACGAACGCCATCTACGGTTTTACAACCATGATATTGAAGATACTTGAGCAGAAGAAGCCTGACTACTTCACCATCGTATTTGACTCTCCCGGCCCGACCCACAGGCATGAGGCGTATGAGCAGTACAAGGCTCACAGGCCTTCCATGCCTGATGACCTTAAATTGCAGGTTCCCATCATCAAGGATATAATCGCGGCATTCAATATACATACTATCGAGAAGCCGGGCTTTGAGGCTGACGACCTTCTTGCCGTGATAGCAAAGAGGGCTGAGAAAGAGGGCGTTGATGTCTTCATCGTTACAGGTGACAAAGATTTATGTCAGGTCATTACTCCGAAGATAAAGATATACGACAGCATGAAGGAGAAGGTGACCGGTGAGAAGGATGTGATCGAGCGTTTCGGCGTCGAACCGAAGCGCATCCCTGAGATAATGGCTCTCATGGGTGACGCGTCAGATAATATCCCCGGAGTTCCCGGCATCGGAGAAAAGACTGCGGTAAAGCTGATAAAAGAGTTCGGCAGTCTTGACGGTGTGGTGAAGAACCATGCCGAGATTAAACAGCCGAAGCTCAGAGAATCTATCGCTGCAAACATTCCTAACATAGAGCTGAGCCTTTCTCTTGCGACTGTCAATCTTGATGCACCTGCTGAAGTGTCGATGGAGGAGCTTGAGGAGAAAGAGCCTGACTGGCCGAAGCTGTTTGAGATATTCAGCAAGTATGAACTAAGGTCATTAGTAAACCTTGTTCCAAAAGAGGAGCAGACAGTTTCCAAGTTTAACGCTGAATATGTAACGATCACTGATGAAGCACTTTTTAAAGAGGTCATCGCTTCTATAAAACATGAAGTTACCATTGATACAGAGACAACTTCAAAATCGCCTGTATTAGCCGAGCTTGTCGGAATATCACTCTCTGTTGATCCTGAAAAGGCGTACTACATTCCGCTTGCGCATTATTATTTGGGCGCGCCAAAGCAGCTTTCTAAAGAGTATGTTATCAAAGAGCTTAGAGTTATCCTCGAAGACCCTGATATTAAAAAAACAGGGCATAACATCAAGTATGACCTGATAGTGCTGAAGAATGAAGGGATCGATCTGAAGGGAGTTGCTTTTGACACGATGCTCGCCTCTTATCTCCTGAATCCGAACAGGTCGAATCACGGACTTGATGATGTCGCAATGAGCCAGCTCTCAATTGAGAAGATAAGCTTCAAGGATGTTGTAGGCAAGCTGAATGGCTTTAGCGAGGTCAGCGTTGAGGATGCGACAAGATATTCCGGCGAGGATTCGGCAGTCACGCTGAAGCTTAAGAGGCATCTTGAGCCGATGCTTCAGAAGGAAGGGCTTTACATGCTCTTCAATGATATGGAGATGCCTCTTGTGGAGGTGCTTGCGGATATGGAGATGTCAGGCATAAAGATAGACAGTTCATTGATGACATCTCTTTCTGAAAAGCTCGGCAGGGAGCTTGAGAGTATTGAGAAGCGTATATATTTTATTGCTGGTGAGGAGTTCAATATCAACTCGCCGAAACAGCTTCAGGAAGTCCTGTATGAGAAGCTCGGATTAAGAAAGATAAAGAAGACCAAGACCGGATATTCAACCGATGTTGATGTGCTTGAAGAGCTTTCGCTTGAACATGAACTGCCGAAAGAGATACTTGAATACAGAGGGCTTTCAAAGATAAAGAATACCTATCTTGACGCGCTGCCGAAGATCGTCAATCCGAAGACCGGGCGGATACACACATCATTCAACCAGACGATAACAGCCACCGGACGGCTCAGCAGCTCTGACCCGAACCTTCAGAATATCCCTGCAAGGGGAGAGTGGGGCACGAGGATAAGGCAGGCGTTTATAGCTGAAGAGGGGAATCTCCTTCTCTCATCAGATTACTCTCAGATAGAGCTGAGGATACTGGCGCATCTCAGCGGTGATGAGGGGCTGATAGATGTATTTAATAATGGCGGAGACATCCATTCAAGGACAGCATCAGGGCTCTTCGGTATACCTGCCGGAGAAGTTACATCTGAGATGAGGCGCAGGGCAAAGGTCGTGAACTTCGGCATTGTCTACGGCATGAGCCCTTATGGGCTGAGCAAAGAGCTCACAATATCTCCCGGTGAAGCAAAGGATTATATAGACACATATTTTGCCCAGCATCCCGGTGTAAGCAAGTATATTGCAGCACTCATAGAAGAGGTCACACATAAAGGATATGTCACGACCCTGTACAACAGAAAGAGGGCGATACCTGAACTGCAAAGCACAAATAAAAACATAAAACAGCTTGGCGAGAGGCTTGCGATAAATACTCCGATACAGGGTTCTGCCGCTGACGTAATCAAGATAGCAATGATCAATATACACAACAGAATAATAAATGAGAAGCTCAGGATGAAGATGCTCCTTCAGGTGCATGATGAACTCTTGTTCGAGGTTCCTGAAGATGAGGCACAGAAGGCAGAGGCGCTTGTGAGGGAGGAGATGGAGAATGTTATTAAACTTCATGTCCCGCTCAAGGTTGATATCGGCATCGGCAAGAACTGGGCTGAGGCGCATTAA
- a CDS encoding nucleotidyltransferase domain-containing protein, whose amino-acid sequence MIDIAILKPKIEDICRKLPVKRLGLFGSALTHDFSPNSDIDVLVVFDSDENIDFFSKYFDLKEQLEEIFNREIDLVVDKQFRNPIFRKSVERTRTVIYER is encoded by the coding sequence ATGATTGATATAGCAATACTCAAACCTAAGATTGAAGATATTTGCCGGAAACTCCCTGTAAAAAGACTGGGCCTTTTTGGTTCTGCCCTAACTCATGATTTTTCGCCAAATAGCGATATCGATGTCCTGGTAGTTTTTGATTCGGATGAGAATATAGATTTTTTCAGCAAGTATTTTGATCTGAAGGAGCAATTGGAAGAAATATTCAATCGGGAAATAGACCTTGTTGTGGATAAGCAATTCAGAAACCCTATTTTTAGGAAATCTGTTGAAAGAACAAGGACTGTGATTTATGAAAGATGA
- a CDS encoding DUF86 domain-containing protein: MKDETRKSLVDILQATEEIQGFVHGMDFSAYQKSPVTQRAVERDFEIIGESLNRIKKFDEELIEKISEHHRIIGFRNILIHGYDIIDEMIVWKAVVNHLPILVKEINKILGD, translated from the coding sequence ATGAAAGATGAGACAAGAAAAAGCCTTGTGGATATTCTCCAGGCAACAGAAGAAATACAAGGTTTTGTTCATGGAATGGATTTCAGTGCATATCAAAAAAGCCCTGTCACACAAAGAGCAGTTGAAAGGGATTTTGAGATCATTGGGGAATCGCTCAACAGGATCAAGAAATTTGATGAGGAATTAATAGAAAAGATTTCAGAGCATCATCGTATCATCGGGTTTAGAAACATACTGATTCATGGTTACGACATTATTGACGAGATGATTGTTTGGAAGGCTGTTGTGAATCACCTGCCGATTTTAGTTAAAGAAATAAATAAAATATTAGGCGACTGA
- a CDS encoding ferredoxin, with amino-acid sequence MKPVVDEDLCIGCGNCMEICPAVFQVIDSKSKVIDPDACDYAMCCEAAEENCPVEAITIK; translated from the coding sequence TTGAAGCCTGTAGTTGATGAAGACCTCTGCATCGGCTGCGGCAACTGCATGGAGATATGCCCCGCCGTCTTTCAGGTCATTGATTCAAAATCAAAAGTCATAGACCCTGACGCATGTGACTATGCCATGTGCTGTGAAGCAGCTGAAGAGAACTGTCCCGTTGAAGCCATTACCATAAAATAG
- a CDS encoding PhnD/SsuA/transferrin family substrate-binding protein → MPLNFKKAVAIFSFLFILSGCVKDEKPKKVSLYKKSEAVSKEDNELTETLSFGFNLSLDPKEQVQIYTPFLKYLEWRTGKRFRLKFSKTHEENVRELGLGAVDFAAIDLMNYVTGKEKYGIRYLVSGLNKDGEAIYHTAIITRPEGKIQIIGLPAPYPGSIIAYNSAVDSKTVELVKAALLEFEPNGRHKHIIFEWDKTEMPNGFGTADISDLDNISTLIKKYGLNK, encoded by the coding sequence ATGCCGCTTAACTTTAAAAAAGCCGTAGCAATATTTTCTTTCCTTTTTATTCTCTCCGGATGCGTCAAGGATGAGAAGCCGAAGAAGGTGAGCCTCTACAAAAAGTCTGAAGCGGTATCAAAAGAAGATAATGAGCTTACTGAAACCCTCTCGTTCGGTTTTAACCTCAGCCTTGACCCGAAAGAGCAGGTTCAGATCTACACACCTTTTCTCAAATACCTTGAGTGGAGAACAGGCAAACGTTTCCGTCTTAAATTCTCAAAAACGCATGAGGAAAATGTAAGAGAGCTTGGGCTCGGCGCTGTTGATTTCGCAGCGATCGACCTGATGAACTATGTCACAGGCAAAGAAAAATATGGGATCAGGTATCTTGTAAGCGGCCTGAACAAGGACGGTGAGGCAATATATCATACTGCCATAATTACAAGGCCTGAAGGCAAGATACAAATAATAGGACTTCCTGCGCCATATCCAGGCAGTATCATAGCATATAATAGTGCAGTAGACAGCAAAACAGTGGAGTTGGTAAAAGCTGCACTGCTTGAGTTTGAGCCGAACGGCAGACACAAACATATAATATTTGAGTGGGACAAGACAGAGATGCCCAATGGTTTTGGAACTGCTGATATATCCGACCTGGATAATATATCAACCTTGATAAAAAAATACGGATTAAATAAATAA
- a CDS encoding ATP-binding protein yields the protein MKLRNKIILLTTTVVIAVGLMITLSIRGTIINAFRGELQKKAVSIAGNLSDRIANLIPLKDHFQITQAFDQVLIKENDIEYILVTDEDGRLFAHTFKNTPPSDILEWNPIEDKKMNVQLLDTENGYIRDVGVNVIKGTRSELHIGIREDSLRDTLVSTRNITVPIIGLVMLLGIVASVFLSRLVTEPLNKFVEFTKVLGRGEFGRRVEVRSGDEIGELAESFNRLSMELKNVSDKMEEAYAYTHLLQAEKLSSIGQISAGLAHELKNPITALRMLFQGYKDRPDMTREDAAVITNEIDKIDNILSGFLGFVKQKGANLANVNLKSLIDRVLSLATFDIQSHDITIQMDMLETLPAVYADRSLLEQVFLNLVLNAIEAMPKGGEIRISGKTDENFVEVMVWDRGSGIPPDLKAKVFDPFFTTKETGTGLGLSIAYNIIKTHGGRLYFSSSEKLGTVFTVRLPKGTAHG from the coding sequence ATGAAGCTCCGCAATAAGATCATACTGCTTACTACAACTGTTGTGATCGCAGTCGGGCTTATGATCACCCTCTCCATAAGAGGGACTATAATCAACGCCTTCAGGGGAGAACTCCAGAAAAAGGCCGTATCCATAGCCGGCAATCTCTCCGACAGGATCGCAAACCTTATCCCGCTGAAGGACCATTTTCAGATAACGCAGGCATTCGACCAGGTCCTAATTAAAGAAAATGATATAGAGTATATCCTGGTGACTGACGAGGACGGCAGACTCTTTGCGCATACATTTAAGAACACCCCGCCTTCTGACATCCTTGAATGGAATCCCATTGAAGACAAAAAGATGAACGTTCAACTGCTGGATACTGAGAACGGGTATATAAGAGATGTAGGCGTTAACGTAATCAAAGGCACAAGGTCGGAGCTGCATATAGGAATAAGAGAGGACAGCCTTAGAGATACGCTTGTCAGTACGAGGAATATTACCGTCCCTATCATAGGGCTCGTAATGCTTCTCGGAATAGTCGCATCTGTCTTTCTGAGCAGGCTGGTTACTGAGCCGCTGAACAAGTTCGTTGAATTCACAAAAGTGCTGGGCAGGGGTGAATTCGGCAGAAGGGTTGAGGTCAGGTCAGGCGATGAGATAGGCGAACTTGCTGAGAGTTTTAACAGGCTTTCGATGGAGTTGAAAAACGTCAGTGACAAGATGGAAGAGGCATATGCCTACACGCATCTTCTTCAGGCGGAAAAATTATCTTCAATCGGACAGATCTCCGCAGGGCTTGCGCATGAACTGAAAAACCCGATCACAGCCCTCAGGATGCTCTTCCAGGGATACAAAGACCGGCCTGACATGACAAGGGAAGATGCGGCAGTAATAACCAATGAGATAGACAAGATAGATAATATTCTCTCAGGCTTTCTCGGCTTTGTGAAACAGAAAGGCGCAAACCTTGCCAATGTGAATCTTAAGAGCCTTATTGACAGGGTGCTGTCTCTCGCCACGTTTGACATACAAAGCCATGACATAACAATACAGATGGACATGCTTGAGACGCTGCCGGCAGTATATGCCGACCGTTCGCTGCTGGAGCAGGTCTTTCTGAACCTTGTGCTTAATGCGATAGAGGCGATGCCCAAGGGCGGAGAGATAAGGATATCGGGCAAGACTGACGAGAACTTTGTAGAGGTGATGGTATGGGACAGGGGCAGCGGCATACCGCCTGACCTTAAGGCCAAAGTATTTGACCCCTTCTTCACCACAAAAGAGACGGGCACGGGCCTCGGGCTCTCGATTGCGTATAATATAATTAAAACGCACGGCGGCAGGCTCTACTTCAGCAGCAGTGAAAAGCTGGGAACCGTCTTCACCGTCAGGCTGCCGAAAGGAACAGCGCATGGATAA
- a CDS encoding sigma-54 dependent transcriptional regulator → MDKILVVDDEQGVCYSFKKILGRQGYDVITANNGIEAIEKSGAEKPALIIMDVSMPKMDGLETLQKLKSLYPALTIIMMTAYSTSDRAITAMKYGAYDYLIKPFDNTDMISLVERALAERKMSSPVTFEETDMEEGDRIIGKSPAILEIYKKIGQVAESDVTVLLRGETGTGKELIARAIYHHSNRVNKPFLPVNCAAIPETLLESELFGHEKGAFSGADTRKIGKFEQCDNGTMFLDEIGDMPLTLQAKLLRVLQDGTFQRLGGKEVIKTDVRIIAATNKDLEEMQKNGKFRNDLYWRLNVVSIHIPALRERKEDIEHIINYFIQRYNRELGKDIKGISPELLKKFQGYNWPGNIRELQNIIQRGMVLCQKDVLSVEDSESFQETRPGADSIENMLSYVADQLLNKGDANIYKDAVTAFERILIKRALELNNNNQVITAKFLGISRNTLREKMSSDKDNNLRKE, encoded by the coding sequence ATGGATAAGATACTTGTTGTAGATGATGAACAGGGAGTCTGCTATTCTTTCAAAAAGATATTGGGCAGGCAGGGATATGATGTCATCACCGCCAATAACGGAATAGAGGCAATCGAAAAGTCAGGGGCTGAAAAACCGGCTCTCATAATAATGGATGTCTCCATGCCGAAGATGGACGGGCTTGAGACGCTCCAGAAACTTAAATCACTATACCCCGCGCTTACCATTATTATGATGACAGCCTACAGCACTTCCGACAGGGCTATCACAGCTATGAAGTACGGGGCATATGATTATCTCATCAAGCCTTTTGATAATACCGACATGATCTCACTGGTGGAAAGGGCTTTAGCTGAAAGGAAGATGTCCTCTCCCGTGACCTTCGAAGAGACAGACATGGAAGAAGGCGACAGGATAATCGGGAAGAGCCCTGCGATACTTGAGATATACAAGAAGATCGGGCAGGTTGCTGAAAGCGATGTTACCGTGCTTTTAAGGGGAGAGACCGGGACAGGCAAGGAGCTTATCGCAAGGGCTATCTATCATCACAGCAACAGGGTCAATAAACCGTTCCTGCCTGTGAACTGCGCAGCCATACCTGAAACACTTCTGGAAAGCGAGCTCTTCGGACATGAGAAAGGCGCGTTCTCCGGAGCTGACACGAGAAAGATAGGGAAGTTCGAGCAGTGCGACAACGGCACCATGTTCCTTGATGAGATAGGAGATATGCCTTTAACCCTTCAGGCAAAACTTCTGAGGGTGCTTCAGGACGGGACGTTTCAGCGCCTTGGCGGAAAAGAGGTCATTAAAACAGATGTAAGGATCATTGCCGCGACAAATAAAGACCTTGAGGAGATGCAGAAGAACGGCAAATTCAGGAATGACCTCTACTGGAGGCTGAATGTCGTCAGCATTCATATACCGGCGCTTAGAGAGAGAAAAGAAGACATCGAACATATCATTAATTATTTTATACAGAGATACAACAGGGAACTCGGCAAAGATATAAAAGGCATCTCCCCTGAGCTGCTGAAGAAATTCCAGGGCTACAACTGGCCCGGCAATATCAGGGAACTTCAGAACATCATCCAACGCGGCATGGTGCTGTGCCAGAAAGATGTATTGTCTGTTGAAGACTCTGAATCATTTCAGGAAACAAGGCCGGGTGCTGACAGTATAGAAAATATGCTTTCTTATGTTGCTGACCAATTACTCAATAAAGGTGACGCCAATATTTACAAAGATGCGGTCACTGCATTTGAGCGCATCCTGATCAAGAGAGCTCTTGAACTGAACAATAACAATCAGGTGATAACCGCAAAGTTCCTCGGCATTTCAAGAAATACGCTTCGCGAAAAGATGAGTTCGGATAAAGACAACAACCTGCGCAAAGAATGA
- a CDS encoding transporter substrate-binding domain-containing protein → MKRSGFIVLTAVLLLVSFISFASAESLLDEVKKRGVVRIGHGNATPPMNYLNDKGEWTGFDVDLGTAIAEKLGVKIERVLVDNKTRIAFLANRSIDISLANISATRSREEQMDYAEPPYFWTGKIFYAKKGKIKSIKDLGGMKIGVDQGSNAFTAAPQEIAKVTDKKPEMLSFQNSAEGFLALKQGKIDAYSQDAQIMASVAGSLGEEYEAVGGAIWSAGLYGIGVPENESDFRDKISFILQDMMKDGTYEKIYQKWFGSKGIAPLSINARPRLPKDTFGDMLYTWPD, encoded by the coding sequence ATGAAGAGAAGCGGTTTCATAGTATTGACGGCAGTATTGCTGCTTGTATCATTCATCTCTTTTGCATCTGCAGAGAGCCTGCTTGATGAAGTTAAGAAAAGAGGTGTTGTACGTATCGGACACGGCAATGCAACCCCGCCCATGAACTATCTTAATGACAAAGGCGAGTGGACAGGCTTTGATGTAGACCTCGGCACCGCGATCGCTGAGAAATTAGGTGTAAAGATCGAAAGGGTGCTTGTTGATAACAAGACCAGGATAGCCTTTTTGGCAAACAGGTCAATTGACATCTCTCTTGCAAATATCAGCGCCACCAGAAGCCGTGAGGAGCAGATGGATTATGCAGAGCCTCCTTATTTCTGGACAGGCAAGATCTTTTATGCGAAAAAAGGAAAGATCAAATCAATAAAAGACCTCGGAGGAATGAAGATAGGTGTTGACCAAGGGTCAAACGCATTCACCGCAGCTCCTCAGGAGATCGCAAAAGTAACAGATAAAAAGCCTGAGATGCTCTCTTTCCAGAACAGCGCGGAAGGTTTTCTGGCATTAAAGCAGGGCAAGATCGACGCATACTCTCAGGATGCCCAGATCATGGCATCGGTTGCAGGCAGCCTCGGAGAAGAGTATGAAGCAGTAGGCGGCGCGATCTGGAGCGCAGGGCTTTACGGGATCGGTGTCCCTGAGAACGAGAGCGACTTTAGAGACAAGATAAGTTTCATCCTTCAGGACATGATGAAAGACGGCACATATGAGAAGATATATCAGAAGTGGTTTGGTTCAAAGGGAATAGCACCGCTTTCGATAAATGCAAGGCCCCGTTTACCGAAAGATACTTTTGGCGATATGCTGTATACATGGCCTGATTAA
- a CDS encoding amino acid ABC transporter permease, with protein sequence MKFFNLRYDFDWSIPFREPYLSWLITGVKLTLLIAVVTAIMSLLIGTALAIMRVSRFKILNIPAKIYVETVRNIPGLFWLLFFYFIFPQMLPSRLTDMLNQYSYYSVVAGILGLTVDNSAYVSDIVRSGLLSVPRGHIEVAVSTGLNRLQQLRYIILPEAFRTILPPLGTRMIHNFKNSSLCMAIAAPELTWATQQIESITFRGLEVTFMATVFYVSLSLAMAMIIIRLEKRYKIT encoded by the coding sequence ATGAAGTTTTTCAATTTAAGATATGACTTCGACTGGAGCATCCCCTTCAGGGAACCTTATCTCAGCTGGCTCATTACCGGCGTCAAGCTGACACTTCTTATAGCAGTTGTCACAGCGATAATGTCTCTGCTCATCGGAACAGCGCTTGCCATAATGAGGGTTTCAAGATTCAAGATCCTTAATATTCCGGCTAAGATCTATGTTGAGACCGTAAGAAATATTCCCGGCCTCTTCTGGCTGCTCTTCTTTTATTTTATATTTCCCCAGATGCTCCCGTCCCGGCTGACAGACATGCTGAATCAATATTCTTACTATTCGGTAGTAGCGGGCATCCTCGGCCTTACTGTTGATAATTCCGCTTATGTATCCGATATCGTCAGGTCCGGGCTTTTGTCTGTGCCGAGAGGGCACATTGAGGTTGCTGTCTCAACAGGGCTGAACAGGCTCCAGCAGCTGCGGTATATAATTCTGCCTGAGGCGTTCAGGACCATCCTTCCGCCGCTCGGCACAAGGATGATACATAATTTCAAGAACAGTTCTCTCTGCATGGCGATAGCAGCTCCTGAACTAACATGGGCAACTCAGCAGATCGAATCAATAACATTCAGAGGGCTTGAGGTAACTTTTATGGCAACGGTTTTTTATGTAAGCCTCTCCCTTGCTATGGCGATGATCATTATCAGGCTTGAGAAGAGATATAAAATAACATGA